Proteins co-encoded in one Dreissena polymorpha isolate Duluth1 chromosome 12, UMN_Dpol_1.0, whole genome shotgun sequence genomic window:
- the LOC127853791 gene encoding uncharacterized protein LOC127853791: MFFNFVLVLLAVISVCSVECLTCLHSTDIQSPRHCKYVMECENGEVCNVHRTTNPSGDVVFDVGCVHHSVCMINEQSEFGDTVYTSQCVGLTVCEKILYALAEY; encoded by the exons ATGTTCTTCAACTTCGTTCTGGTTCTTCTCGCTGTAATCAGCGTATGTAGCG TGGAATGTTTGACTTGTCTCCATAGTACGGATATTCAAAGTCCTCGACACTGCAAATATGTGATGGAATGTGAGAATGGCGAG GTGTGCAATGTTCACCGGACCACAAATCCATCCGGGGATGTTGTTTTTGACGTGGGCTGTGTACATCATTCG GTGTGCATGATCAATGAACAGAGCGAGTTCGGCGATACAGTGTACACATCACAGTGTGTCGGATTAACGGTatgtgaaaaaatattatatGCGTTAGCCgagtattga